A genomic region of Lycium ferocissimum isolate CSIRO_LF1 unplaced genomic scaffold, AGI_CSIRO_Lferr_CH_V1 ctg19054, whole genome shotgun sequence contains the following coding sequences:
- the LOC132042895 gene encoding uncharacterized protein LOC132042895, with protein sequence MQEAKKPFVKNTQVEKQVDKQPPKFAPKEGGMKTPIQCFKCHGFGHRASECPNRRAFILRDTCSEDTKECEEGDDEGDHENEQLGSDEGDMEGDDKDIVPLYLSRRIMPCMAKPQEGKVTIPNYVVRWTMISKAMDDPSQRENLFHSKCIINQNVCIMIIDSGSYANVASTTLVDFLKLSTTRYEHPYKLQWLNECGELKVTRQAIIKFKVGKYQDEILCDVIPMQACHLLLRRPWQYDGSTMHDGRTNRYTLVHNGVKHVMCPMSPLQVGEVYHKMRELKEKGKGALQSNVVDFDNVLPTELPQGLPTLRGIEHQIDFVPGSQLLNKPAYRDNSDDTKELQRSFHGLASFHRRFVKGFSTIAAPLTEVIQKDKPFSWGVEQAKAFESLKQMLSSAPLLQLHDFDKIFEIECDASKVGIGVVLMQDQKPIAYFSEKLKGATLNYSTYDLELYALIRDL encoded by the exons ATGCAAGAAGCCAAGAAACCCTTTGTGAAGAATACTCAAGTTGAGAAGCAAGTGGATAAACAGCCTCCGAAGTTTGCTCCTAAAGAAGGAGGTATGAAAACTCCTATTCAATGCTTTAAATGTCATGGCTTCGGTCATCGAGCAAGTGAATGCCCTAATCGTAGAGCGTTTATTTTGAGAGACACTTGTAGTGAGGATACGAAAGAATGTGAGGAAGGAGATGACGAGGGCGATCATGAAAATGAACAACTTGGTAGTGATGAAGGGGATATGGAGGGTGATGATAAGGACATTGTCCCACTCTACTTATCTAGGAGAATCATGCCATGTATGGCTAAACCTCAAGAAGGGAAGGTCACTATTCCAAACTATGTGGTCCGATGGACAATGATAAGCAAAGCCATGGATGATCCTAGTCAACGGGAGAACCTTTTTCATTCCAAGTGTATCATCAATCAAAATGTGTGTATCATGATAATTGATAGTGGGAGTTATGCGAATGTTGCAAGTACGACTCtagttgatttcttgaaactcTCCACCACCCGTTATGAACACCCTTACAAACTTCAATGGCTCAATGAGTGTGGAGAATTGAAAGTGACCCGACAAGCTATTATTAAATTCAAAGTTGGGAAGTATCAAGATGAGATCCTATGTGATGTAATTCCCATGCAAGCTTGTCACCTTCTACTTAGGCGACCTTGGCAATATGATGGGTCAACCATGCATGATGGTAGAACCAATCGATATACACTTGTCCACAATGGGGTCAAACATGTGATGTGCCCAATGTCTCCTCTTCAAGTTGGTGAGGTCTATCACAAAATGAGAGAGTTGAAAGAGAAGGGCAAGGGAGCCTTGCAATCAAACGTGGTG gattttgaTAATGTGTTACCAACGGAACTCCCACAAGGATTACCAACCTTGAGGGGAATTGAGCACCAAATTGACTTTGTCCCGGGGTCTCAATTGCTAAACAAACCAGCTTATAGAGACAACTCGGATGATACTAAGGAGCTTCAAAG AAGTTTTCATGGATTGGCTAGTTTTCATAGGCGGTTTGTTAAGGGGTTTAGTACCATAGCTGCTCCTTTGACCGAGGTAATCCAAAAGGATAAACCTTTTTCTTGGGGTGTGGAGCAAGCAAAGGCTTTTGAATCTCtaaaacaaatgcttagctCTGCACCGTTGTTGCAATTACACGATTTTgacaaaatctttgaaattgaatgtgatgcTAGTAAAGTAGGTATTGGTGTCGTTTTGATGCAAGACCAAAAACCCATTGCCTATTTTAGTGAAAAGCTTAAGGGTGCGACGCTGAATTACTccacctatgatcttgaattgtaTGCTTTGATTAGAGATTTGG